The genomic interval GACCGCGACGACCTCGACCGGTGAGGCGACCCCGACCGGTGAGGCGACCCGGACGCCGAACTCGACTGCGGGCCGCGGCCGACGATTCCGAACCGCCGGTCTGCGGTTCCGATGCGCCTGTCTACGATTCCGAACCGCCCGTCTACGATTCCGAACCGCCCGTCTCTAACTCCGAGTAGTCCACCCTGTAGACGACCACGCCGTCGTTCTCGAAGACGGGGTCGTACCCCGGGCGGTCGCCGAATCGGAGGTCCTCGCCGTCGTAGCGCTCGCGCTCCAGCGGCCCGACGTAGACGTACTCCACGTCGTACTTCGCGAGGAGTTCCGCGCGGTTCTCCCAGCTCGCGTCGGTGTAGATGAAGTCAACGTCCTCCTCGCGGCGGTCGGCCACGTCGTAGCCGCGGTACGCGCCCTCCTGATACACCCACCCGACGACCGCGGGGAGTCCGGTCAGCGACGGGACCGGGCTCGACCACTGGTAGGGGCTCCCCGGTGCGGTGACGACGTGGGGTCGGCCCTCCCTGTCGTCGAGCCAGTGGATGGCCTCGGCCTCGTCGGGGTGCTGGGTTTCGAGGTACGCGAGTCCGTCGAGGGTCGCGTCGTCGGTCGCGAGCTCGCCGTCGGTCGTGAAGTGGTCCTGCATCGTGAGCCCGCCGTAGAGGCCGGTCGAGACGAGGAGGACCGCGGCCCCCACGGCCGCGAGGTCGCCCCGACTCACGTCGAACCCCCCGACGGAGCGCGGGCGGGCGGCGGGGGCGACGCGGTCGCTCACCAGCGCCGCGAGCATGGCACCCGCCGCGGTCCCCCACAGCACCCACACCTGCATGTACACCTTGAACACCGTGTTGAACCGGCCCGCGATGGCGTTGTCCTCGACGTACGCGAACTCCACGAGCGTCACCAGTCCGGCACCCGCGATCAGGAGGACCGCCTCGTAGCCGACCGACCCGTCTGCGCGGAGCAACAGCCACCCGACCGCGAGCAGGGGGACGACCAGCACCACGACCGGGTAGCCCGCGAGCCACGCCAGCAGGGCCGCGAGGGCCGCGAGCCCGCCGACCCGGACCGCGTCGGTATCGAACGCCTCGCGGGCCCGCGGCCAGAGGTAGCCCGCGAACACCGCGAGGAACGCGCCGTGGACGAGCAGGAGGCCGACGGCGGTCGACTGGTCGGGGAGGAACGCGAGGCTCCGACTGCTGGAGGAGGCCAGCAGGACGCCGACGAGGAACGGCGACAGCCAGACGACCGCGAGCGCACCCACCACGCCGGTGGCCGCGAGGGCCGCCGCGACGCGGCGGCCCTCGCCCAGCAGGGCGGTCGCCGGGGACGGCTCGCCGCCACCGTCGGGCACGGGCGCGGCTCGCTCTCTCGCCGAGACGCCGGGGAACAGGGTGAGCGGGTCGGCGGGCGCGAACACCAGCGCGAGCCAGACCACGCCGAGACCGGTCGGGAGGCTCCAGACGTTGACGAGTCCGAGGAGGGCGACGACCGCCGGGAGGACGCCGAACGCGAGGAGGCGTCGCCGCCCGCGGTTCTCCGGCGGGGTCCGGAAGTAGGCGTAGCCCAGCGCGGCCGCGAGTATCAGGAACTGGGTGCTGAGCATGTGGCCGTGGAGGTCGCCGTTGTAGAACGCGAACAGCGGGAACTCGTTGATGGTGCCCGGAATCACGCGGCTCGGGGCCCAGTAGCTGAACTCGCCGATCCCGTCGAGCACGAGCTGGCCCGACGAGGAGAGTTCGCCCCCCGAGTCCCGCAACGCGTCGGCGACCCGGTCGGCGATTTGGGACGCGAGCGTCTGGGGGAGGACCCAGATAAGCCCCACGACGGGCGCGACGAGGTTGCTGGCGAACCCGACCAAGAAGGCAGCGAACACCCCGCCGACCCGGCTCGACGCGCCCCGGGCGTCGGCGACGGCCCCGCCGAGTCCGTAGACCGCGGTCACGAGCGACGCGTAGAAGCCCGCGAGCGCGAGGTTGTAGGCGTACCGGGGCGCGGTGCCCGTCAGAGACGAGAGGACGGCCGCCATCAGGTGGCCGCCGTAGTAGTACATGACGTGGTCGCCCGCCCACCACATGTCCTCGGGCGGGAGCGCCTCCGCGCGCATCAGCGATTTGAAGATGCCGAAGTCGAGGAACTTCTCGCCGCCGCCAGGAACGATGGCGGGGTCGACCGCCCGGACCGCCACGAGGAACAGGAACGCGACGGTGAAGACGGTCACGGCCTCCGCATACGCACGCGGGCGAATCAAACCTTTATAAACTCGCGGTCGGTTGTTCCAGACGACGAGGGCCGACAGCCCCGCGACCGCGAGGACGCCGAGCGCCGCGGTCCACCGGCCGAACGACAGGTGGCCGACCCAGTAGACGACGGTGGTCGCGACGAACAGCGAGACCGGCAGGGAGAGGGCCGCGCCGCGGTCGGGGAACCGAGGGAACAACCGGGCGGCCACCGGCAGGCCGACGAACGCGAGCGCCTGAAACGCGACGAGCCACAGCAGGACGAGCGCGTACTCCATCGGTTCGTAGAACGAGCGACGACCGATAAACCTCTTGGGGTTCGCGAGCGCGTTCGACGCCTCGAAGGCGCGAGCGGTGTCCGAACGGCGGATTCTCGACGGGCGACTCGGTGCGGGTTCGGACGGAGAGGGAGAAACTCCCATACGGCGACCGAATCACAATCCTTATCTGTCGAACGGGGTTACGAGATAGTAGCGGGATGGGATAGCCAGGAGATTCCGGCGGGCTCATAACCCGCAGACCGGTGGTTCAAATCCACCTCCCGCTACTTTTCCGAAATTCAACGCACGAGCGACGAGCGTCACGAGGAGCGAGTGCCGAATTTCGGAACGTGCTTCGGAGTGGATTTGAAATAGACCGGACGCACGCCCGCGGAGCGAAGCGAGCAGGACCGTCCGGGCGTGGTTCAAATCCACCTCCCGCTATGTTTTGTCGGACTCACTCCCGACGAGGCGTGCCAACGCCGAGTCGAATCCGAATCCGACGAACTCGCACGGAGTGGATTTGAACTAGTCCACCTCCCGCTACGTTTCCGAAATTCGACGCACGAGCGACGAGCGTCACGAGGAGCGAGTGCGGAATTCGCCACCGGAACCGGCAACAGCGCGAGGGGCCACGGCGCTTATTGAAGTACGGGCCCAATCTATCGGCGATGACATCCGTACTGTTCGTAGTCAGCGAAGAGGGGTACTGGGGCGAAGAGTGCGTCGAACCGCTCGAAACCCTGAGCGAGACCGACGCCGACATCGACGTGGCGACCCCGAGCGGAGGAACGCCGGTCGTCGACGAGCGGTCGGTCGACCCCGACACCGTCGGGGAGGAGACCGCCGAGCGCGTGAAGGAGGTCCACGAGAACGACGAGCGCCTGCAGAATCCGATACCCGTCGCCGACGCCGACGCGGATATGTACGACGCCGTGGTGTTCCCCGGCGGTCACGGCACCGAGTGGGACGTGAATCAGGACAGACACGCCCGCGCACTGCTCCGCGAGGTGGTCGAGCGCGAGGACGGCGGCAAGGCGCTGGTGGTCTGTCACGCGGTCGGCCTGCTCGCGTTCACCCGCGATAGCGACGGGGGCTTCCTCGTCGACGGCCGCGACGTGACCGGGTTCCCGAACGAGTGGGAGGAAGACATCGTGGACGACCGCGACCGGATGCCCGACGGCCGCAAGCTCCCCTACTGGGTCGAAGACGAGGTGGAGGCCGCGGGCGGCGACTGGGACGCCGAACTCGACTCGGACGCGAGCGTCACCGTCGATGGCGACCTCGTCACCGCGAGAGGCCCCGAATCGTCGGCTGCGGCCGCCCGAACGCTGGTCGAGGTACTCGGAACGACACCGCCCGCGTAGCGGTACGGACTGCTTACCGTCGGTTCTGGACGGCCGTTATCCATAATATCGGTCGTTTTTGCTCCGATTGTATCGAGGAATATCCAAACCCAATTCGTATAAGCGCATCATTCTGTAGATTTGCACCATTAATACCGCGGTAGTTAATACCACATCCGATATCTGGGTTAGTTGAACAAACCGGTACATATTTGTAGGTGGTGGGAACAGTTAGCCGATATGCCATCCGGCAACAGAAGTTTTGATAACATTGGGCAAGGGACGACCGGCATCAGCCGCCGAAAGTGGCTTCAGGCCCTCGGCGTCGCCGGTGCGGCTGGCCTCGCGGGCTGTCAGGGTTCCGACGATCAGGAGACGACCACCACGACCGACGACGGGACGGAGTCGGACCCGAGCACCGACTCGGAGACCGAGACCGAGACCGAGAGCGGCAGTCGGTCGGTCGGCGGCACCTACAACAGCGTCACGTCCTCCCCGTACGAGACGCTCAATCCGCTGTACAACGACGAGTACGGCGCTGGCGTCGCGATCGGGTACGCGCTCGACCTGAACTACACCTTCGCGCCCGAGACCGAACCGTTCTGGCTCCACACGGAGTTCGAGACCGACGACAACGAGGTGTGGGTCGTGAAGGTCCGGGAGGGGCTGGAGTTCGGCGGCGACTACGGCGAGGTCACCGCCGAGACGTACACCTACCAGATACAGGAGGTCCACCAGAGCGAGTGGGCGAACACGCCCGACGCGACGAACTGGATCCGAGACGAAGAGCCCATCAACGTCGAGGAGACCGGCGAGTACGAGTTCCAGATCGAACTCCCGAGTCCGGACCCGGTGTATCTGGAGTCCTACGACCCCCAGATGTACCCCATCCCGGTCGATCTGATGCAGCCGTACGTCGACGAGGAGGACGCCGAGGGGCTACAGGACGACGAGGACCTCCTCGAGCTGACGTTCACCGGGAACCTCGGGGCGTTCTCGCTCGACGAGTGGAACCGTAGCTCCGGAGTCACCTTCTCGCGGAACGACGATTACTTCCTGCAAGACGTCGACGACGCGCCCGACGAATTCGAGAACGCGCCGTACTTCGAGGGCGTGCAGGTCGACGTCGTTCAGGAGGAATCTTCGCGGCTCGCCGCGCTCGAAACCGGCGAGACCGACACGGCGGCCGTCCCGCCGAACCGCGTTCAGGAGTTCCAGGACCTCGATAGCACCTACGTGAGCGTCCAACCGCAGTCATACAACGAGATCTGTGCGTACAACATGCGGGACAACGGCTGGACCGCGGGTCCGGGCAACCTCTTCCGCGAGAAGGAGTTCCGGCAGGGACTCGCCTGCGCCGTCAACAAGGAGCGACTCGTCGAGGGCGTCTACCGCGGCTTCGCCGAGATCGAGTACACCTGGCAACCCCCGTGGTCGCAGTGGTACCCCGACGAGGACGACCTGATGACGTTCGGTACCGGCGACCTCTACGGCCCGGAGGAGACCCGGAGCCGCATCGAGAGCGCCATCGAGAACGTCGACGAGGACTACCGCTACGACGGCGAGAACCTCGTCACGCCCGACGGCAATCAGGTCACGCTCAGCCTCTACCACAGCGCCGGGCAGAACACCGAGAAGAACTTCGCGCAGTTCATCGCCCAGGAGTTCAGCGAGAACGCGGGCATCGAGGTCGAAGTCGAGGCCATCGACGGCGTGAAGTTCTCGGAGGACTACTGGCAACAGGAGGTCCCGGACAACCCCGACGAGTACGAGTGGAGCGAAGGCCCCAACAACGCCGGACCGCGCGAGGTCACCAGCGCGAACGAGTGGGACATGTCGGTGGTGTTCGGGCTGAACGCCTACCCGCTGAACCCGCTGACGGCCGACGTGTTCTTCCTCAAGGACGGCGTCTACAACCCCTACGGCTACTACCCGTCGTGGGACGCCGAAGGGCTGTTCGACAAGGCCCGTAACGCCGAGAGCAGGGACGAACTGAAGGAGGCGCTTCGGGATATCTTCATCAACATCTCCGAGGACCAGCCGATGGGGATGCTCGCGTTCCCCTCGGACACCATCGGGTACAACAGCAGTGTCCAGGGTCCGATGGAGGACTACTTCAGCGGTTGGGACTTCCCGGCCTGGTACTTCGAGGAGTAGCGCGTCGACCGACCGCATTCCGTTTTATACAAGGTAAGACACAGATACATGGGACTCGAATGGTACGTTGCGAGACGGGTGGCGTGGGCGATAGTCGTCACGTTCATCATCGTCTCTGTTACGTGGGCACTATTAGCGGCAGCACCGAATCCGGAGGTATCGCAGGCGGCGTCACAGGCGGCGTTGGAGGGCGGTGACCCGGCGGAGGCCCAAGAGCGGGCCAAAGAGCTACGCGGCCTCGACGCACCGCTACACGAACGATACATCGACTACGTGACCGGAATCTACACCTTCAACTGGGGGTGGTCCGAATCGCGAAACCAGCCGGTGACCGACGCACTGATGGAGTCGCTGTACTACACCGTCCAGTACTCGGTTCCGTGGACGATTCTGACCATCCTCCTCGGACCGCTCGTGGGGATATACTCGGCCGCCAACCAGTACAGCTGGAAGGACCACGTAGCCACGGGATTCGCGTTCTTCGGGTACTCGATACCGAACTTCTTCTTCGGTATCATCCTGCTACTGTTGTTCGGGGTGTACCTGGACGCGATTCCCATCGTCTACAACACCGACGTCCCGGTGTTCAGCGTCGAGAACGCCATCCAGTTGGCGATACCGGTGTTCGTTCTCGTCACCGGTTCCATCGGCGGAACGATGCGCGTCTCGCGTAACGAGTCGGCGGAGTACATCAACGCCGACTTCGTGAAGACCGCGACCGCGAAGGGCGTCTCGCCGCTTCGGGTGTACGCCAGACACATCCTCCGGCCGACCATGGTCCCGCTGTCGACGACCATCGTCGCCCAGTTGCTCTACCTGTTCGTCGGGTCGTCGCTGCTGGTCGAGGTCGTCTTCGGCATCCCGGGGCTCGGTCGAACGACCTACCGGGCAATCGTCTCCCAGGACACGAGCCTCGTGCTCGGGGCGACGCTGTTCTTCACGTTCATTGCGACCATCGGAAACCTGCTACAGGACCTGGTGTACACAGTGCTCGACCCGCGAATCAGCTTCGACGATAGATAACATGGCGACCGATAGATCCAATTCCAAGTTCGACCAAGTCGATTGGGACGAGATTTCCAGCGGTAGCGGCCGCGAGCT from Halorussus salilacus carries:
- a CDS encoding DUF2298 domain-containing protein; its protein translation is MEYALVLLWLVAFQALAFVGLPVAARLFPRFPDRGAALSLPVSLFVATTVVYWVGHLSFGRWTAALGVLAVAGLSALVVWNNRPRVYKGLIRPRAYAEAVTVFTVAFLFLVAVRAVDPAIVPGGGEKFLDFGIFKSLMRAEALPPEDMWWAGDHVMYYYGGHLMAAVLSSLTGTAPRYAYNLALAGFYASLVTAVYGLGGAVADARGASSRVGGVFAAFLVGFASNLVAPVVGLIWVLPQTLASQIADRVADALRDSGGELSSSGQLVLDGIGEFSYWAPSRVIPGTINEFPLFAFYNGDLHGHMLSTQFLILAAALGYAYFRTPPENRGRRRLLAFGVLPAVVALLGLVNVWSLPTGLGVVWLALVFAPADPLTLFPGVSARERAAPVPDGGGEPSPATALLGEGRRVAAALAATGVVGALAVVWLSPFLVGVLLASSSSRSLAFLPDQSTAVGLLLVHGAFLAVFAGYLWPRAREAFDTDAVRVGGLAALAALLAWLAGYPVVVLVVPLLAVGWLLLRADGSVGYEAVLLIAGAGLVTLVEFAYVEDNAIAGRFNTVFKVYMQVWVLWGTAAGAMLAALVSDRVAPAARPRSVGGFDVSRGDLAAVGAAVLLVSTGLYGGLTMQDHFTTDGELATDDATLDGLAYLETQHPDEAEAIHWLDDREGRPHVVTAPGSPYQWSSPVPSLTGLPAVVGWVYQEGAYRGYDVADRREEDVDFIYTDASWENRAELLAKYDVEYVYVGPLERERYDGEDLRFGDRPGYDPVFENDGVVVYRVDYSELETGGSES
- a CDS encoding DJ-1/PfpI family protein; amino-acid sequence: MTSVLFVVSEEGYWGEECVEPLETLSETDADIDVATPSGGTPVVDERSVDPDTVGEETAERVKEVHENDERLQNPIPVADADADMYDAVVFPGGHGTEWDVNQDRHARALLREVVEREDGGKALVVCHAVGLLAFTRDSDGGFLVDGRDVTGFPNEWEEDIVDDRDRMPDGRKLPYWVEDEVEAAGGDWDAELDSDASVTVDGDLVTARGPESSAAAARTLVEVLGTTPPA
- a CDS encoding ABC transporter substrate-binding protein, giving the protein MPSGNRSFDNIGQGTTGISRRKWLQALGVAGAAGLAGCQGSDDQETTTTTDDGTESDPSTDSETETETESGSRSVGGTYNSVTSSPYETLNPLYNDEYGAGVAIGYALDLNYTFAPETEPFWLHTEFETDDNEVWVVKVREGLEFGGDYGEVTAETYTYQIQEVHQSEWANTPDATNWIRDEEPINVEETGEYEFQIELPSPDPVYLESYDPQMYPIPVDLMQPYVDEEDAEGLQDDEDLLELTFTGNLGAFSLDEWNRSSGVTFSRNDDYFLQDVDDAPDEFENAPYFEGVQVDVVQEESSRLAALETGETDTAAVPPNRVQEFQDLDSTYVSVQPQSYNEICAYNMRDNGWTAGPGNLFREKEFRQGLACAVNKERLVEGVYRGFAEIEYTWQPPWSQWYPDEDDLMTFGTGDLYGPEETRSRIESAIENVDEDYRYDGENLVTPDGNQVTLSLYHSAGQNTEKNFAQFIAQEFSENAGIEVEVEAIDGVKFSEDYWQQEVPDNPDEYEWSEGPNNAGPREVTSANEWDMSVVFGLNAYPLNPLTADVFFLKDGVYNPYGYYPSWDAEGLFDKARNAESRDELKEALRDIFINISEDQPMGMLAFPSDTIGYNSSVQGPMEDYFSGWDFPAWYFEE
- a CDS encoding ABC transporter permease; this translates as MGLEWYVARRVAWAIVVTFIIVSVTWALLAAAPNPEVSQAASQAALEGGDPAEAQERAKELRGLDAPLHERYIDYVTGIYTFNWGWSESRNQPVTDALMESLYYTVQYSVPWTILTILLGPLVGIYSAANQYSWKDHVATGFAFFGYSIPNFFFGIILLLLFGVYLDAIPIVYNTDVPVFSVENAIQLAIPVFVLVTGSIGGTMRVSRNESAEYINADFVKTATAKGVSPLRVYARHILRPTMVPLSTTIVAQLLYLFVGSSLLVEVVFGIPGLGRTTYRAIVSQDTSLVLGATLFFTFIATIGNLLQDLVYTVLDPRISFDDR